The Rhododendron vialii isolate Sample 1 chromosome 3a, ASM3025357v1 nucleotide sequence gcatctccagctgTGGCTAGGCTTCTTGGCTAAGACAAAATGCAATATGCATCTTGGCTAACCATTTGATTTATGttcccttttttcatttttgaatggCAATGGTAAAGTGCAAAGGTAACTTGTACCAGGAAAAAATTGTAGTAATTGCAATGGTAGAAGAACTTCAGTTCTCAAGATGGTTTGAGAATTCTTAGGCTTTGATGCCTTCAAGTAACTAGTTTCCAGAAATACTCTTGTTGCcagaaaaaattgaacaaaacaaTATTGACTAGTATGTCCAGGCCCCCCTCACTGTCCAAACTCCAAACACATAATATTAAATGGAACTCGCGAACAATAATTAAATGCCCTCAAAACAGATAGTAGCGGGAACATTAAACTCCCAAAGGTAGCATACACGCTGCCTCCACAATTGCAACAATAGCCTACAAATTATTAACTGATAGAAACATAGAAACATAGCATACACTATTGTCATCTACCTTCTAGGACAACCATACGGTAACTAAAGATATGTAGATGATCATAATAGGCCATGACTTCACTTCTCAGGTTTATGTGAACTGTAATAAGCAGTCTAAGTGCTCTTGAACATGACCAAAAAACCCACACAAGCTGCCTAAGGTAAAAATCAGTAACAGCTCCATATGGATATTTCACTTCGGAGAGATCAGATGACTTGTAATTATGGTTTTTAAGCCTATACCATAGAATCTCCCAAGTCCCAGGAGTCAAAGGTTTGGTAGGAACGAACCTCAAAATGGTATTGCCATACTTGAAAAAGGCAATCCCAAGTTGAACCCTCTTATGCAACCACACTCGGCCTGGCCAATGTCGTGTCTGGTTTTACTGAACCTTTCCCTAGTGCAATGTCAATGAAAACATCATATATTCACCAAACAAAATGCCACCAAACCACTATATTTCAGAAACAAAAGCATTTCAGGCTTTCAGCATCAAAAGCTTATAGATAGTGAAGTAACTTGAATCACATTTCACAAACTACTCGCATAGATGTCTCCACAAAAAACTATCGACCTTAAGAGAGCTGCATATATAAACCAGAGAAGTAAAAATAATGCACAACTCCGCATGTAAGTAGGATATAAGCTATTGAAAGGATGGGATACTGGCACAACACACCCATAATACATCCTGAATGTTTACCTTTTTACTTCAGCAACATCATTCAAGAAGTTACCTAATGTATTTTTCTTAGACATTCAGCTCAATCCCCAAATGTCAAATAGGTCCAGAAAAATGGAGGACGAGAAAATGGCCTCTTTTGAGTAAGAAGGTAGAATTTCTGGCAGCAACATCCAATGTCTGTCTTCACCACAGAGCCATATTCACAACAGAAATGCCATATTAACAAGATCTCAGCAAGATATGAGTCAGCTATCCAAAAATGCCATATTCAAAACAGAATTTACCCATCAAAAGGGTTAAAAACTTAGACACTTTGATTCATAAAGTTCTACTAATACAAATTATTGAAATAGTAATTGCATTTAGCCCAGGTGGAAAAAAATCACTTCTCTGTTTAGGCGAAGCCCGAAGAACGTGTGGTCACACTCCATAGAGTCCATACCTATTCTGCAATATTGCAGAAAGGACCCTTTACTTGTCTATTGTTGGATTCAGTGTTCTAACAGTCCCAGCTAGGGCCAATTAGTccccgcctagcgcctaggcggggGTCCAAACTCCAACGCCTAGGCGATTAGGCGGCCAACTAGTCCCCTGCCTAGGTGCTAGGCAGCCGATTAGTCCCCACCTAGGTGCTAGGCATTACCCGGCCGACCTGGGAGCGCCCAGTGTCTTTTAGAACCTTGGTTGGATACAGAGACGAACCAGAGGACATGCTTTTCGGATGTCAATCATGATGAAGTAATGTGAAGCTTGTTTTACTATAAAAACAATGATTCTCTTTGACACAGTCTCCGTTTATGCTTCAGACAATTTTAGTTCTTTGAAATGCAGAACCTCTAGAATGGAGTATGTGAGCTATACTTTCTTAACTACTGGTTGCTATGTTCATGTGTTTCTCTTACTGAAAGATCTTATTATTAAATGGTCCCAGAAAAAGCCAGATGCAGGTTTTGCTATTTTTTAGTCTGAGTAACTGAAATGGCCTGGTTTTATGGAGTTTGACGACGTAAAAGGGAAAGTACTCAACGCTTATACTTGAACATGGTCAAGAACTAAAAGACGTACATTTACGCTATAACTGTCCAAAATGCTGTCAAAACTATCTAAGTGCAGCTaatacataaaaaattcaaacacttCAATGAGCAAAATACGTAAgaatatcaaccaaaaaaaatctgataTTGGTCTTATGGCAATATGGAGCCCCACTGAGAAACTATTTTATTACCAACCAATTTGCGTTCGGTAAAAATACCAACCAATTTGCATTTGGTTCCCAGATAGATTATAGGAGAAAGGTTTTAAATGGAGAGATTATTTCCCACTGCACACAAAACTGATGACTCGATGAGATTTagttaaaaaaggaaaatgttggATGTCTATTTTCCATAAAACTGAAATCGCAATCAAAAAGAAATCTCACCTAATttaccaaacaaaagaaaattctaagCCCACAAACTATAACAACACCCAAAACAGCATAAATTCTTCTCAAGCACATACAGTCAATAACCTATAAAGATTTTACCCCAAAACATAGCAAATACAAGAAAATCGGTAACCCATATACAAGTAGAAATGCAAGACACATAGcaatagtaaaaagaaaaagaaaaagaaagaagatacaTAGCAATAATGCAAAATACTCTTGAGAAAGCAAATCGATCACAAACCCTAACGGCATATGTGAGTAAAAGGCAAACAGTGATTTCGAAAGCATCGTGTGCTCCCGAAAACCCTAGATGATGTTGAGGATGAGAGAGACGGAGAGGGACCGAGAGGCATACCTTTTGTTGATATTCTGGATAGAGATTGCTCTCAAGAAACCAAGCTGCAAGCTGCTTGGTTGAGAAAGGCATGGCAAGGGTGGGAGATGAGAAAGTGAgggaaagagagggaaaaagagagagaggggaaatcGTTGATGAAAACACTCTACCGAGGCTACAGTTACTGTAGCAACCTAGAAATTGCCTATTGAGATGTTGAGTCTGCAAAAGAGGAGTTGGCTTAGCTATGTTGGCTAAAGTTTTAAGGTTTGTTGAGACtagtggagatgctctaagggggaaaaaaagcaTAGAAAACTACGACAGTGCTAGATGCCTACTATTCTTCCTTGTAAAAATACTCATAAAGCGTATAGTGATATTGTGATATAACTATATAAGTTCCACCTAAAATGAATTTCATccttatattttaatttcatCCATACATAGCAAAAGCTCAAATGAATAGTTTTGAAAAAGCCCCAATATGGCTCAACCAACACAGATCCACCAAATATCATATCAAACTTTTCCACCTAAATTACCCTAAGAAGAAATGATGATACTCAGAATAATGAGAAAAATAGAAGATAGAAAACACCCAAAAGCAGGAACTAAATCACTGGTCTTGGTTCAATTAGTATTGGAAggaagtttttaaaaaaattgcccccaaaatatttaaaaagagTAGCACTTACATACACATTCAGACGGAGTAAAGATCCTGACACATCTATGTGCAGAACATCCGATGTGCTGGTAAGACTCACAAGCATCAAACAATCCCGAACACCAGACGCTTCTGTATTCTAATTTGCCCTCCATCTGCTGtgataattttacactaaaaataaCTAGGTACAGAGTctgcaaaaaaatttaggacGAGAGAATTCCAAACCTGAAATATCAGCAGTGCAGTAGATAAAGGCAAAGATCATACCACCAAAATCCCAAGCAATCCCTTGAATACCCACTGAGGCACAATTATTAGGTGCCCTAGCAACACCCATAGCAGTCAAAAACTCAAAATGGTGATGTAAAAGAATAGGAAAGTGGCCATAAACTCAGCAATCCCAGCCCTATAAAAAGACCAAGACATCAATTCCACTGGCTCAAAAAGGGGAGCTGAGGGCGGTTCTATGTACCCCCTATCTGTTTGAGCAGCTGTGCTGAATGGCTCCTTTTGTGTTGTTCCGTTTGTTGTGTGATACAAACACAAATATGATGACTGTCGCAACCCGataatccaaaaattaaacTGGACAAATATGGGTTAGACTCGCATAGCTCAATTAGAATGCGGATAGCCAGTTTAATTTTCACAGTGATTCGTTTATACGAAATGACACGACTCCTGCCGATATGACATGGTGAAAGTTAACAGACctataaaatgaacaaattaaatCACAAATCGAGCACATGCTGGACAACACAATCCTATCCAGTCCACATAGTAGGCTGGAGAGAAGTAAGCTTCACAAAATAACGGAGttaagaataaaaacaaaattcctCTACATTTCTCCATAATACCCTGTTTGATCACCCTCCAAGAACCCAACAAGAACACCATGCACATAGATACATGTATagattcccaaaaaaaaacctccccGAAGTTCCTAAAACCCATTtcatttacatcatatatgTAGTACTACCCATGTTCATCAAAAAGCAAAAGATATCCATCAGCAACATCAGTCAACAGCGACATAGGACTCACCACCAGATTCGGATCCCTTGTGGCCATTCTTCACCTTGGGCACCTCCACCTTCAGCACACCGTTCTTGATCTCGGCCTTAATCTTATTCAGATTGTAACTGTCCGCCGATATATGGTAGGTGGCCTTGTACATCCAATCAAAACCGAGCTCCTCCTTGAATTCCCGCTTCCCTCTCACAGTCAGCTGGTTTCCTTTCACCAGCACCTCCACTTCCTTTTTTCCCACCCCTGGCATGTCCGACCTTATCTTGAGACACTCATCCGTTTCTAAGAAGAACATTAATCAGATACCATCAAGTCAATATGAATTTATATGCACTATTACATACAGAAAAGAACCCTCTGATCAACAACGGACTCAAAGAGCTCGAGCTGGGTTTCCTAATTTTACTGCCACAAGAAATCCAAAATAGTCTGATTTAATTTGTTTAGAGTttctaaaacaaacaaaaaaagctcGGGTTTAactctcaaaaaaagaaaatagggtTTTAGGGGAGAAATAGGCTTTTTATCTTCGTTCTCCCAATGTTACACCCAGAGTATAGAAACCaacagaacaaaatgaaatCGAAGGTATACAAAATGGATTAAAAACAGAGTTCCCTATGATTTATGCCTCTCGgaaagagtgtgtgtgtgtgtgtgtgtgtgtgcgtgagagagagagagattactaCCGTGGGCGTAGGAAGGTTTGATCCATTGCTGGATGGGTGAGCCGTTGCTCCCGTAGTTGTCGGGGTCGAACAGAGAGGAGTTCACTGGAGGGAAAGTAGGACTAGTACTGAAGAGacgagaggaggaggagactgCAAGTGGACGGAGGAGGGATTTGCGGGAAAGGAGTTGTAGTCGCTTCAAAGATGCAGCAGCCATTGTTGGATGGTGAAATGGAATTTGAGATTTTGCCAAGAACTGTCTGGTCTGGGGGGATTTGCAGCAAAACGGAAACGAAAAATGCTTTTCCTCCTGTTGACCACAAAGGAAAGACCCACACACTCAGGCAGATATGGAGACCTAGGTCTACCTATGACGGCTTATTAATTGGGTGctgctattcgcaaccctttattttctctcatagcctactacatttcggtaaatggttgttaaaatcatacataatattttggtaaattgctgttgaaaacaagattatatttcggtaactacatgtcgaaaatatgttcaactttcggtaaataactgccgaacatacattttcggtaaatagctgttgaaaaaaatattgtatttcgataattggatgctgaaaatatatctcaattttggtaactaactatcgagtataattggaaataTTTAAAGGGTtatgggaaaaaataaaaggctgcgaatagcagcgctcTTTAAATAATTTCCTAAACTATCACCTTTTACCATGTTGACCCTTCATCTTAATTATCAATCGTATTGACCCTTTCAACTATATAACTGTCTCACTATCACCCCCCTTATGCCAAAAATGCCCTTACTTGATTTCCTTAACACCCATCAACTTGTACCACTTTCCCTCATATTGATAACCAATCCTGTTGACCACCTAAACTTTTGGTTTAAATTTTAACTTTCCATTCACCATTAAGAGGCagagaagttttaaaaaaaaatgaaaaaagttcacttcaaatgccaaaaaaattaaccaGAAATTTATCTTTCACATTTTTTTCATGGAAagaaattttagtaaaaaaaagtttaaaaaaattatgaaaagaaAGTTTTTAATTATTTAGTAGAAATGCTtaattaaaatagaaaataatggaagaaaatttacaatatactttttttggtgaatttttgtagatgattattttattttacttcttTTATTCTTCTAAACATATAAAACTAAAGAATTAAATGTTTGACCAAAATattaattaaagagaaaaaaactaagaaaaaagacaggaaataattattttaaataaggTAGGATTTTGAATGTATTAATATTAAATTAAGATTTTATTGCTTTTGtacaaataaaattattttataaattatgtaAGTATTTTGGGCCATGAAGTATGTAAGTATTTTAGGCCATGATCtacaaagtcaaaaaaattgggGGCCAATAAGATTGATTTTAAAGATATGAAATTTAAGTGCTACAATGCGATAGTTCAGATGTTGTCTCAAAAATTAATAAGCTTGATTAATGTGCCTTGAAGTAAAGCCTTTGTGTCGAGCCTTGTTGAGTTTCGCTATTATAAGGGGATGATATATGGTACCATTCAATGCTAGCCCCGAGCGGGCTTTGGCGCTTGCTCGCCAAAGCATGAACTGATCCAGCTGTAACGTCTCGCATAAATGGGTGTGAGTGATACCATTATATAGTTAAGCGGGTCAATATGATTGGGTTTAAAGATGGGGACAAAGTGATAAAACGAAGATGTTTTAGGGAGTGTTTTAGGAATAAAGCCATAAACTGAAAAGGGGAAGGAATGCTTTACGCGACAATAGGCAAATCTTAGGGAATAGGGAATCCAAATTGTTGTACTAATAAGTGTTATACCCAAGGTAAGTGATGCTCGAGCACATGAGAGCGCCAACATgaagactttttttttgaaaacaacttataattaccgaaatattttggaacatattaaagttaaaaagttGGCAAACAAATTAGAGCGGATGAAGTATTGTTTTGATGAAtctcaatttgaattttttaaaagtatatgaaatgttttggaatgATATCTACTCACATTACCCAAGAGTTCAATTTAGTCCGTATGCAATTATTTTAAAGTCCTCATTGATAATTAAATTCCTTTACTCtttaaaggagaaagttatgATACATATAATGTACCGGTACATACATTACGTATGACTGGTCCAAGTTACTGAGTGTTATGGTCATGTTGCATATATACGTTATATGGTTCAATTACGGGTAGTACTCTGCACATGAACAATAAATGTATGTATCGCCAATAACTTGACCATAAAGACCCGTAACAATAACCGTAATCACCCGTAACTTGTAACCATTATCGCCAGTAACTTGTATGTACCATAGCACTCTCCCTCTTTTAAACTGGTCGAGAATATTAACTACGGCAATTTTAGATTAATTTTGTTATTCGGCACTCGTCGTTCTTAATTCTTGCACTGCGCTTTCAATCTTCactctcacaaattttagtaatttggGATAATTTTTGAAGAGGTTTTCACACTTGTGCTTGTGTTTCCGCCCATACACGCTGTAACATCttgattttcggacacgttattaaaagattttccaaaatcatttttcaatataaagaacattttattgaaataacagAAGAAGCTTAATTTGATTATAATACTTTGGACTTGAAATTTACTTAGGAAAATTAAACAGAGCTACTACTGGTACGATTGTTGTCATCCTCGAGTTGATATGGTCCTTCAGCTCCATCTTCTAAACCTGGCGTGAAAACACTGTGAGTCGACACTCAGTAGATAAATCCCTACCCTACTGATCCCTTACTTTACAACTAAGCAATTGAATAAAATAATAGTTGATAtcaaaagaaagcacaaaaatgtaacacatcatcatttttttaatatccATTAACTTaagtgaaatctaagatcttcttcacaagatcctttcctccTCAACCGCTAATCATGACTTGTCCCATGGGATCACTTCCTCTTGTCTGTCATGCACCGGGGTCCTAATTAAGTGAATACACCTAAGTTACGTTACTTACGTACCTAGTATGAATTCACCTACGACCACAACAAGGGGGTAACTTACCATGCCATGACACGACTAAGGTTCGCCTAATCAACACTGGGCCCTTGTTAGCACTCATCTCAATACTGGGGCCCCTGTTAGCACCCATTTCATCAATACCGGGCCCCTGTTAGCACTCATTCATCCGCTCGTAGGCAATCAACTACAACTCTCCAATTTATCCTTTACCTAGCAACGTCTAGGTGAATTTtactcgcataccaccccatgaaCCTAAGTCCGATCTAGCATGTACAATAGGATATCAACATAACTCCCAacatgatacatttcaatgagataacaaATATAACAATTAATATTGTGCAAGTAAGTAAAGCACATAGTATTTTATGATCAGACCGACCGATGCCTTTACGATTTATTAAATAAACGTGTAATTTTGTTAAGCAAGTAagttaataattttttgcaaCTTATTAATATACATGTCTTTACTGTAGGGGACACAACCTTTGTTAACAACATTCTCAATATTTCTTACAAGCAATTAGGACTGATATTATTATCATGTTAATGTTAGAACTATACGGAAATAATGTCATTTATCATTTCTTACAAGACATATaaattaaaacaagaaaaagacaaaacataTAATAGACCGAAATTAATAACTTAACAAACCAGGGGGGCAAGTGTAATTTCTGTCAGCAATTCAAAATCATAACGTTCAAGAACAGTGACTTGCGGCAAAACTGGGTTTCGGTTTCGACGAACCGATTTCGTTCATTTTCGATTTTCAAACATTAAAACTATCATTTAGAACActaatatacttaggagaaagtagagGAGGGATAATTCTACCCGGGTCCGGAAGTTCTAGCGCGTAACTGAGTCGGGTCATCGGATCAAAGGCACGGCAACGGGGCTCCATCGGTGGCCGATTCAACACTGTTTTTGCACTGCTTTCTGGACTGTTTTGCAGCTAGTACCGGAGCATGAACGAGCAGATTTTTCGGGCCATTTCAGAGAAAACGAAGCTGTGTTTCGGAGCCGGAATGGAGTTGGAACGGCGCTGATTTCAGAGCTCAAATGGACTGATTAAAAGGTGGGTTTCGTGACTGGAATGAGCTGGTTTTGGCGGTGCTCAGTTGGTTGAAATGGTGGAGTAACAAAAGAAAAGTGTTGGAAATTTACGGAATTTTGGATGAATGAAATCGGGGCTACTAGAGGGTCTCCCGAGGCAACCTTGCATGTCCCGGGTTCGTTATATCTGGACGCtccacaatcaatagacgtattgatgtaTGGATTCTGTAACCCCAAAACCCCTCCATGATTGTGAATTTATTCTCGTAACCTCCCTACTCATTAGCAGAATTCATTTACCTGTTAATGGCAGCATTCATCTCCGTAAGTTACATAGGCCACCCTCTCTCTATAATAGGGGGCTCACGTTTTTGGAGAAGGTACAagcaaattcaaaacatttcagCATACTCTGAAATtcgttcttgagagagagaggtaggcGGTAGTCAGTTTGCCAAGACGGTCGAcggtggtgttccgacggcttgcaaTTTAGCCGAGCCAACTCTGGGAGGAAGTCGCCGACGCAACCTACAACACccacggtaggcggcgaatctttcttaaggagactgtgatATCACACAGGATTCGGTTTGATTTCAGAGATTTCTATTTGTATTTCATTATCTCCTGTTTACGTTTATGTAATCTGTAACTTGTTTCAATCATGTATTATATTATTATCAATAAAATTGTTCTC carries:
- the LOC131319559 gene encoding heat shock 22 kDa protein, mitochondrial-like; this encodes MAAASLKRLQLLSRKSLLRPLAVSSSSRLFSTSPTFPPVNSSLFDPDNYGSNGSPIQQWIKPSYAHETDECLKIRSDMPGVGKKEVEVLVKGNQLTVRGKREFKEELGFDWMYKATYHISADSYNLNKIKAEIKNGVLKVEVPKVKNGHKGSESGGESYVAVD